Within Cumulibacter manganitolerans, the genomic segment GCGCGACGACGATGCCCGCCTTGCGGGACGTCGAGCCGTTTCCCTCGTGATGCCAGCCCCAGATGCGGGGGTCGTCGTCGGCGAGCTGGACCGCGGCCCGCGTCCGGGCCGGATGCGCCGTGCCGTGATGGACCAACTCGTGATCGGTGCTGGTGCGCGCCACCGGAACCTCCTCGTAGAAATGTCTGCGGTCATTCTTCCATCGAGCGCCCTGCCGGCGCGAGCCAGGTCCGCGGCGTGCCGCGAGCGCGATCCACGGCGTTGCGGAGGCCGACGCCTCGGGCCCGGCCACCGGTGCGCCTCAGCCGGGCCCGAGGGACGACGCGCGGGCGGCGATGGCGGCCGCGGCGTCCTCGACCGAGTCGACCAGGTGCAACGCGCCGTCCATCGCGCGACCGGCGCCGAGGCTGCGCAGCAGCGGCCAGGCCGGGAGGGTGCGGGTCCAAAAGTGCGTGCCGACGAGCACCGTGGGCACCAGCTGACCGAGCGAGTAGTAGTTGCGCACGGTCGCCTGGAAGATCTCCTGGACGGTGCCCGCGGCCCCCGGCAGCACCACCAGGCCCTCGGCCTGCGCCAGCAGGATGTCCTCGCGGATCGCGTTGGAGAAGTACTTGGCGACCAGCTGCGCGAACACGTTCGGCGGCTCGTGGCCGTAGTACCAGGTCGGCACGCCGAGGGAGCGCAGGCCGCCGGCGCCCGCCTCGGCGATCGCCTCCCGCGCGGCGAACCCGGCGCGCGCCCACTCCGCGACGTCGGTGAACGGCACCACCGCGGACACGAGCCGCAGCGCGTCGTCCAGCACCGACTCGGGGGCGCCGTACGTCGCCGCGCCGAGGTTCACCGCCTCCATCGCGCCGGGGCCGCCGCCGGAGACCACGCA encodes:
- a CDS encoding DUF2631 domain-containing protein — translated: MARTSTDHELVHHGTAHPARTRAAVQLADDDPRIWGWHHEGNGSTSRKAGIVVALILLAMLFGNHRGKVEDLWLVAVAGILVLMLLVSIGNRRKSTWRK
- a CDS encoding LOG family protein produces the protein MEIQSREQLADLLAAYDGPLGEVRLQGVTVEAGDPIVAELRKRDVRGLLVLGGSLAPDAEAALRRHGALLFPSNPAVPFDPYRTALYSPDELYDGLADGYGATPDARCYRWSQAAGGRHDIQHNVYAALHDTSITDALDEVLRASHPRPVAVMGGHAIARGTAGYAEAARLGRLLAERFCVVSGGGPGAMEAVNLGAATYGAPESVLDDALRLVSAVVPFTDVAEWARAGFAAREAIAEAGAGGLRSLGVPTWYYGHEPPNVFAQLVAKYFSNAIREDILLAQAEGLVVLPGAAGTVQEIFQATVRNYYSLGQLVPTVLVGTHFWTRTLPAWPLLRSLGAGRAMDGALHLVDSVEDAAAAIAARASSLGPG